Within Alkalidesulfovibrio alkalitolerans DSM 16529, the genomic segment GAGGCCTACTTCCTGCCGATCTTTTCGCTCGGCCGCGAGGCCGGAGCGCCCCAGGCCGCGAACATGGTCCTGCTCGGCGCGCTGTGCGCGGCCGACCGCCTGCCCTTCGGCCTGTCGCGCCTGGCCGAGACCATCCGCACCAGCATGTCCCCGAAACTACACGATATAAACCTCAAGGCCATCGAATTGGGCGCGCGCGCTTTGCGTCTGTAATGGTTTCTACTTGGCACAGGATTCTGGAGGGACAGTGAGCGACCTGCTGTGTCATAGCGGGAGGCTCTTGCGGTTGGAGCGCTTGGTTCGAGCATTGAGGAAGTGGAGTATAGACGCAGGCGGGACCTGGATTTGTCAGCGCGGGGAGAAAATCCTGGCAGGGCGCTTGTTTCCGGGCATTTGTGCTGCTAGTGTGGGTGGGGCAACGGTGAGGACACGAAGGGGTACAAATCGGCCTGCGGGCGCGCGCTTCGACGAAAAATAGGCATTTATATCAATGCATTGGCTGTCATCCGCCATGTGATGGCGCCGACTCTCATCTTCGGCACCATCTTTTTGCAAGGGCTCCGCGTAACATCGCGGAGCCCTACGCTTTTCTCGTACGGTGATTTCCGCAAGAATACTGAAAATCGCTTTTTCTGCCAGGCAAACGACATTTCAGGGCAAAGCGGTAGGGCAAAAGTGAAATTGGCAAACAAACACGATCTCAAATACGCGTCAAGCGACTTCATTTGTCGAGAATCACAACAAATAGAATGCCAGCTGTCGAATTTTCTGACAAATAATTATGCATAACCTATCAAAAAAACGAGCAAACAACTTTGGAGCGCTAATTGCATATACAAACATAAATTTGTAAAACATAGAGGAGCTAAAATGTATAAATTTCTTGTAGCAATCGCATCA encodes:
- a CDS encoding 2-oxoacid:acceptor oxidoreductase family protein, encoding EAYFLPIFSLGREAGAPQAANMVLLGALCAADRLPFGLSRLAETIRTSMSPKLHDINLKAIELGARALRL